From the Buchnera aphidicola (Macrosiphum euphorbiae) genome, the window TGACTTTCGACTTATAATAATCATACAATGTTGCCATCATATTACTCCAAACTATTGAATCGTTTTTCTATTAGATTTAAAAAATCGAACTTTTTTTCCTCCTTCAAATCTAAAACCAATACGATCTGATTTATTAGATTCAGGATTTAAAATAGCAATATTTGATATATGGATAGGTGCTTCTTTTTCTATAATACCACCACTTTTGTTTTGAGAAGGAACTGGTTTTTGATGTTTTTTTATCAAATTCAAACCATTAATAATTACTTTGTTTAAAGATAAAAAATTTTTAATTATACCTGTTTTTCCTTTATCTTTTCCAGTTAATATAATAACTGTATCATTTCGGCGTAACTTTGATGCCATTTTTATTCCTTAAAAATTTTATTATTAAAGAACTTCAGGAGCTAGTGAAATAATTTTCATAAATTTTTCTGTTCTTAATTCACGAGTAACAGGACCAAAAATACGAGTTCCAATAGGTTGTTCGTTATTGTTTAATACAACACAAGCATTCGTATCAAAGCGAATAACAGAACCATCAGATCGTCTAACTCCTTTTTTAGTTCTTACTACTACTGCTTTAAGAACTTCTCCTTTTTTTACTTTGCCTCGAGGTATTGCTTCCTTAATTGTAATTTTAATTACATCACCAATACTTGCGTAACGACGATGTGAACCGCCCAAAACTTTAATACACATAGCAGATCGTGCACCAGAGTTATCAGCTACATGAAGAATAGTCTGTTCTTGAATCATTTTTTTTAAACCTCAATTATTTTAATTAAAATAAAAAATTACTAATTAAAAATAATCTTATTATAATACTGCTTAAATTTTTTTGATCGAAAACATGAGCAGACCTGAGTTTGTTCATGTTTTTATTATTTTAAAAAACTGTTTTTTCAATCACACGTACTAAAACCCAAGATTTTGTTTTAGAAATTGGACGAGATTCTCGAATTTCTATTAAATCACCTATAGTACATTCATTTTTTTCATCATGAATATGAAGTTTTGTAGTACGTTTAATAAATTTGCCATAAATAATATGTTTTACAAAACGTTCAATTGCCACAACAGCAGATTTTTGCATCTTATTACTTATTACACGACCTTGCAAAGTTCTAATTTTTTCCATTATTTTATCTTCTCCTTTTGATGTAATAAAGTCTTTACTTGTGCAATATTTCGCCGAACTTTTCGTAACAAATGAGGCTGTTTTAACTTTCCAGAAACAGATTGCATGCGAAGATTAAATTGTTCTCGTAATAATTGCAAAAGTTCTTTATAAAGATTTTTTTTATCTTTTTTTTTAAATTCTACTATTGCTTTCATTACATCACCATCTTAGTTACAAAAGTAGTTTTAATTGGCAACTTTGCTGCTGCTAGTTTAAATGCTTCACGAGATTCTTCTTCAGTAACACCATCTAATTCATAAAGAATTTTACCTGGTTGTACTAAAGCGACCCAATATTCAACATTTCCTTTACCCTTACCCATTCTTACTTCTAATGGTTTTTGAGTTATAGGTTTATCAGGAAATATACGTATCCACATTTTTCCTTGTCTTTTAATACAGCGAGTTATAGCTCTTCGTGCAGATTCAATTTGACGTGCAGTTAAACGTCCTCTATCAATGGCTTGTAAACCAAAAGAACCAAAATTAATATCAGTACCAGAAGCTAAACCACGATTTCGACCTTTGTGCATTTTTCGAAATTTAGTACGTTTTGGTTGTAACATTATCAGCTTCTCTCTCTTTCTTGCTTTCTATTTTTACGATATTGCTTTTTTGTTTGAACAGAAGGTTTTTCTAATTTTTCAATAGTTTCCATACCACCTAATATTTCACCTTTAAAAATCCAAACTTTAACACCTATTACACCATATGTGGTATGAGCTTCTGAAATACTATAATCAATATTTGCACGTAAAGTATGTAAAGGAACTCTGCCTTCTCTATACCATTCTCTACGAGCTATTTCTGCTCCTCCTAAACGTCCGCTAACTTCTACTTTAATACCTTTAGCACCTTGTCTCATTGCATTTTGAACAGATCTTTTCATAGCTCGTCGAAACATAACTCTTCGTTCTAACTGAGATGTAATGCTATCAGAAACAAGTTTCGCATCCAATTCAGGTTTGCGTATTTCAGAAATGTTAATTTGAACTGGGACCCCAGTAATTTTGGCAATAGCGACTCTTAATTTTTCTACATCTTCACCTTTTTTACCGATGACAATACCAGGTCTAGCAGTATAAATCGTTACTCGAATACTTTTAGCTGGTCTTTCAATAATAATTCGTGAAATTGATGCTTTGTCTAATTTTTTCATTAAAAATTGACGGACTTTATAATCACTATCTAGATGATCAGCAAAATCTTTAGTATTAGCAAACCAAACAGAATTCCATTTTTTTATTATACCCAATCGCATACCATTAGGATGTACTTTCTGACCCATCACTGACTCTCCTCAATGTTTTAACGATCAGACACAATCACAGTAATATGACTCGTACGTTTTAAAATACGATCTGCACGTCCTTTAGCACGTGGCATCATTCTTTTCATTGTTGAACCTTCATTAACAAATATTTTTTTTATTCTTAATTTATCTATATCAGCGCCATCATTGTGTTCTGCATTGGCTACAGCTGATTCAAGTACTTTTTTAACTAAAATAGCAGCTTTTTTATTAGTATACGTCAAGATATTTAATGCTTGTGGAACTTTTTTTCCCCGAACTAAATCTGCAATTAAACGAACTTTTTGAGCCGAAGAACGTGCTTGACGATGTTGAGCTAAAGTTTCCATTTACTCCTCTTTTATCTTTCTTTTTTAATTAACGTTTTTTTACTTTTTTATCAGCAGTATGTCCTCTATAAGTACGAGTTAAAGAAAATTCACCTAATTTATGTCCTACCATTTCTTCAGTAATAAAAACAGGTATATGATTACGACCATTATGAATAGATATTGTCAAACCTACCATATTTGGAAAAATTGTTGAACGTCTTGACCACGTTTTAATAGGCTTTTTATCATTTTTTTTTACTGATTTTTCTACTTTTTTTAACAAACTAACATCAATAAAAGGACCTTTCTTAAGAGAACGTGGCATAAAATGATCCTTACAATAATTATTTTCTACGATGACGTAAAATAAACTTTTCAGTACGTTTATTTTTACGAGTTTTTTTACCTTTTGTTTGTATTCCCCATGGAGTAACTGGGTGCTTACCAAAATTTCTTCCTTCACCACCACCATGAGGATGATCAACAGGATTCATGGCTGTACCACGAACAGTTGGACGTATACCTATCCAACGAGAAGCTCCTGCTTTACCTAAAACTTTTAACATATGTTCAGAATTACCTACTTCTCCAATAGTAGCTTTACAATCAGATTGAGTTTTTCGCATTTCACCAGAACGTAATCTTAAAGTTGCATATTCTTTATCAAATGCTACTAGTTGCACATAACTTCCTGCAGAACGGGCTATTTGACCACCTTTCCCAGGCTTCATTTCTACATTATGAATAAATGTGCCTACTGGAATATTTTTTAGTGGTAAAGAATTTCCTACTTTTATAGGAGAATTTGAACCAGAAATTATAGTATCTCCTATCTTTAAATCTTTTGGAGCTAAAATATAATTTCGTTGACCATCTTTATATAATATTAAAGCAATATTAGAAGAACGATTAGGATCATATTCGAATCTTTCCACAGTAGCTTCTATGCCATCTTTATTTCTTTTAAAATCTATAATACGATATGCTCTTTTATGTCCGCCACCAATATGACGAGTTGTAATCCTACCATTATTGTTACGTCCTCCGCTTTTACTTTTTTTTCTTAATAATAAAGAACATGGTTTTCCTTTATACAACTGTGTATTAACAACTTTAATAACGTGGCGACGACCCGGAGATGTCGGTTTGCATTTAACAATTGCCATTGTTTTGTCCTCCGACTACTCTGTATTACCTATGAAATCTAAATTATACCCTTTTTTAACTTTAATATAAGCTTTCTTCCAGTTACTTTTTTGAATAATGCGATTAGATTGACGCTTTTTTTTTCCCTTCACTTTCAATGTCTTTATACTTTCAACTTCGACATTAAATATTTTTTTTACTGCATATTTTATTTCATATTTAGTAGCATTATTCAAAACCTTTAAAACAACAGTATTAAATTTTTCTATAGATACAGATGATTTTTCAGATACATGTGGAGAAACTAGTATTTTTAACAAACGTTCTTCAGAAATCATGAAAGTATTTCCTCTATTTTTTTCACTGCTTCAACAGTAATAATAACATGCTCAAAAGCAATCAAACTAACAGGATCTATAGAATGAACATCTTTCACATCAACTGAATATAAATTTCTAGAAGCAAGAAACAAATTGTTATCTATTTTATTCGTAATAATAAGAGCATTTTTCAAATCTATATCTTGCAATTTTTGAACTAAAAGTTTTGTTTTAGGTAAATCTAATGAAAAATTTTCAAAAACTGTTAATCTTTTTTGACGAATTAATTCAGATAAAATACTTTTTAATGCACCACGATACATCTTTTTATTAACTTTTTGACTATGTTCTTGCGGTTTTGCAGCAAACGTAACACCACCAGATCGCCAAATTGGACTTCTAAACGATCCTGCTCGTGCACGACCTGTACCTTTTTGGCGCCACGGTTTTCTACCTGATCCAGAAACTTCAGCGCGATTTTTTTGTGCTCTCGTACCTTGACGGGTAGATGCTGAATAAGCAATAACGACTTGATGAATTAGAGCCTCATTAAAATCACGAGCAAAAATGATTTCAGAAACACTAAGAGCACTTTGTACGTCTTTAACTACTAATTCCATGCTTTACTCCTCACTGCTCAAACCTTAATAGCTGGTTTAACGATAAGATCACTACCGGTAGCACCGGGAACAGCGCCTTTTACTAAAAGAAGATTTTTCTTTTCATCAATATGTACTATATTTAAACTTTGTACAGTAACACGATTATTTCCTAATTGTCCTGCCATTTTTTTACCTTTAAACACTCGACCGGGAGTTTGATTCTGACCAATCGAACCGGGTACTCTATGAGATAAAGAGTTTCCATGTGTTGCATCCTGAGTATGAAAATTCCAACGTTTTACTGTACCGCAAAAACCTTTTCCTTTAGAAATACCTGTAACATCAACTTTTTTTATATTATTAAAAATATGAATTGTAATACTTTGTCCAACTTTAAAAGTTTCATTTTGATCAATTCTAAACTCCCATAAACCACGACCAGGAATTACGCCAGATTTTAAAAAATGTCCTGCTTTTGGTTTTGTTAATCTATTTGCTTTTTTTATACCGGTTGTAACTTGAATAGCACAATAGAAATCATTACTTATATTTTTTACTTGTGTAATTCGGTTTTCTTTTAATTCAATTACTGTAACGGGAATTGAAGCTCCTTCTTTAGTAAAAATACGAGTCATTCCAATTTTTTTACCAACTAAACCAATCATTTATTCAATACCTTAATCATATCTATTATTTGATTAACCTAAACTAATTTGTACGTCTACACCAGCAGCAAGATCTAATCGCATAAGTGCATCGACAGTTTTTTCAGTAGGTTCTACTATATCAATCAAACGCTTATGTGTACGAATTTCATATTGATCACGTGCGTCCTTATTTACATGCGGAGAAACTAAAATAGTAAAACGTTCTTTACGAGTTGGAAGAGGAATGGGTCCACGTACTTGTGCACCTGTTCTTTTTGCTGTTTCAACAATCTCTGTAGTTGATTGATCAATTAGTCTATGATCGAAAGCTTTTAAACGAATACGAATTCTTTGGTTCTGCATTAGACCAGAACTCCAATTATTTACACATTGAAAATTTAATCTGCTCTGAATAAATTTAGATTATTAAAAGTAGATATAATTAATTGTTACCATATAACCCCTATATCAGGAGTATTTTTAAAATAAGTTAATACATATAAAATATTGATGTATACAATTCTTTGTAATATTAAAAATTAATTTTTAATACATGATTCTAGCAAAAGATAATAATAACTTATTTATATTAAGATATAAGATATAATCAAGAAAAGAGCATTTTATACTCTTTTCTTAATAAATTCAACTAGATGTCAGTATAAAAATATTTTAAACATAAAATTATTAAAGTAAAACTTTAGAAACAACACCCGCTCCAACAGTACGACCACCTTCACGTATAGCAAATCGCAATCCATCAGCCATTGCAATAGGATTAATTAAAGTAACAGTCATTTTTATATTATCTCCTGGCATAACCATTTCAACACCTTCTGGCAATTCAATAGAACCTGTTACATCAGTAGTTCTAAAATAAAACTGAGGACGATATCCTTTAAAAAATGGAGTATGACGCCCACCTTCTTCTTTGGATAGAACATAAACTTCAGACTCAAATGTTGTATGTGGATGAATACTACCTGGTTTGGCTAAAACTTGACCTCTTTCAATTTCATCACGCTTTGTACCACGAAGCAAAACACCTACGTTCTCTCCAGCACGACCTTCATCTAATAACTTTCTAAACATTTCTACGCCTGTACAAGTAGTTTTAGTTGTTTTTTTTATTCCTACAATTTCAACTTCTTCACCTACTTTAATTACGCCTTTTTCTACTCGTCCGGTTACTACTGTACCTCTTCCTGATATAGAAAAAACATCTTCTATTGGTAATAAAAAGGGTTGATCTACTGCTCGTTTTGGTTCAGGAATATAACTATCTAAAAATTTAGATAAATCAATGATTTTTGACTCCCATTCAGGATCACCTTCTAGTGCTTTAAGAGCTGAACCACGAATAATAGGAGTATCATCTCCAGGAAAATCATATTGTGTTAATAAATCACGAACTTCCATTTCTACGAGTTCTAGTAGTTCTTCATCATCTACCATATCACACTTATTAAGAAATACAATAATATACGGAACACCCACTTGTCTTCCAAGCAAAATATGTTCACGAGTTTGAGGCATTGGCCCATCAGTGGCCGCTACAACTAAAATTGCTCCATCCATTTGAGCTGCACCAGTAATCATATTTTTTATATAATCAGCATGACCTGGACAATCTACGTGAGCATAATGTCTAAATTCAGTATCATATTCTACATGAGAAGTATTAATTGTAATACCCCTTGCTTTTTCTTCTGGTGCATTATCTATCTGATCAAAAGCGCGTGCAGAACCACCAAATTTTTTAGATAAAACTGTTGTAATAGCTGCAGTTAAAGTAGTTTTTCCATGATCTACATGACCAATTGTACCTACGTTTATATGAGGTTTTAAACGTTGAAATTTTTCTTTAGACATTCTTTTTTCCTTATATAAAATATCTATCATTATAAACAAAAATATTGTATACATTACAGAAGAAAACTTCTACTTTTCTCTTCTTTCGATAATTTCTTTAGAAATATTAGATGGAGCTTCTACATATTTTAAGAATTCCATAGAATAAGAAGCTCGTCCTTGAGTTTGAGAACGTAAATCAGTAGCATAACCAAACATTTCAGATAAGGGGACACATGCATTAATAATTTTACTAATAGATAAATCTTTCATACCTTCAATAATACCTCTTCGACGATTTAAATCACCTATAACATCTCCCATATAGTCATCCGGAGTTTCGACTTCAACTTTCATAATTGGTTCTAATAAAACTGGTCGCGCTCTTTTGAAACCAGTTTTAAACGCCGTAGAAGCAGCTAACTTAAAAGCTAGTTCAGACGAATCAACATCATGATAAGAACCAAAATAAAGACGTACTCCAATATCTACTACAGGATAACCAGATAAAGGTCCACATTTTAATTGTTCTTGGATTCCTTTATCAACTGCTGAAATATATTCACCAGGTATAACTCCCCCTTTTATATCATTAATAAATAAATAACCTTTTCCTCCTGGATCTAATGGAAATAATTCTATAACCACATGACCATATTGACCTCTTCCACCTGATTGTTTAATATGTTTTCCTTCAACATCTTCAACTTTGTCAAGAATAGTTTCACGGTACGCTACTTGAGGTTTTCCAATGTTAGCATCGACACTAAACTCTCGTTTCATACGATCAATGATAATTTCTAAATGTAATTCACCCATTCCAGAAATTATTGTTTGATTAGACTCTTGATCAGTTCGCACTCGAAATGAAGGGTCTTCTTTTGCTAATCGTCCTAATGCTAAACCCATTTTTTCCTGATCTGCTTTAGTTTTCGGCTCTACAGAAATAGATATTACTGGTTCAGGAAACTCCATACGCTCTAATATAATAGGTTCATTTAAATCACATAAAGTATCTCCAGTAGTAACATCTTTTAAACCAATAGCAGCAGCTATATCACCTGCATATACTTCTTTTATTTCCTCTCTTTTATTAGCATGCATTTGAACAATTCTACCAAATCTCTCTCGCTGAGACTTCACAGAATTAAATACAGTATCTCCAGATTTGACTACTCCTGAATATACACGAAAAAAAGTTAAATTGCCTACAAATGGATCGTTTGCAATTTTAAAAGCTAAAGCAGAAAAAGGAGCCTTATCAT encodes:
- the rplX gene encoding 50S ribosomal protein L24, translated to MASKLRRNDTVIILTGKDKGKTGIIKNFLSLNKVIINGLNLIKKHQKPVPSQNKSGGIIEKEAPIHISNIAILNPESNKSDRIGFRFEGGKKVRFFKSNRKTIQ
- the rplN gene encoding 50S ribosomal protein L14, yielding MIQEQTILHVADNSGARSAMCIKVLGGSHRRYASIGDVIKITIKEAIPRGKVKKGEVLKAVVVRTKKGVRRSDGSVIRFDTNACVVLNNNEQPIGTRIFGPVTRELRTEKFMKIISLAPEVL
- the rpsQ gene encoding 30S ribosomal protein S17, which translates into the protein MMEKIRTLQGRVISNKMQKSAVVAIERFVKHIIYGKFIKRTTKLHIHDEKNECTIGDLIEIRESRPISKTKSWVLVRVIEKTVF
- the rpmC gene encoding 50S ribosomal protein L29 is translated as MKAIVEFKKKDKKNLYKELLQLLREQFNLRMQSVSGKLKQPHLLRKVRRNIAQVKTLLHQKEKIK
- the rplP gene encoding 50S ribosomal protein L16, which gives rise to MLQPKRTKFRKMHKGRNRGLASGTDINFGSFGLQAIDRGRLTARQIESARRAITRCIKRQGKMWIRIFPDKPITQKPLEVRMGKGKGNVEYWVALVQPGKILYELDGVTEEESREAFKLAAAKLPIKTTFVTKMVM
- the rpsC gene encoding 30S ribosomal protein S3 codes for the protein MGQKVHPNGMRLGIIKKWNSVWFANTKDFADHLDSDYKVRQFLMKKLDKASISRIIIERPAKSIRVTIYTARPGIVIGKKGEDVEKLRVAIAKITGVPVQINISEIRKPELDAKLVSDSITSQLERRVMFRRAMKRSVQNAMRQGAKGIKVEVSGRLGGAEIARREWYREGRVPLHTLRANIDYSISEAHTTYGVIGVKVWIFKGEILGGMETIEKLEKPSVQTKKQYRKNRKQERERS
- the rplV gene encoding 50S ribosomal protein L22 produces the protein METLAQHRQARSSAQKVRLIADLVRGKKVPQALNILTYTNKKAAILVKKVLESAVANAEHNDGADIDKLRIKKIFVNEGSTMKRMMPRAKGRADRILKRTSHITVIVSDR
- the rpsS gene encoding 30S ribosomal protein S19 — its product is MPRSLKKGPFIDVSLLKKVEKSVKKNDKKPIKTWSRRSTIFPNMVGLTISIHNGRNHIPVFITEEMVGHKLGEFSLTRTYRGHTADKKVKKR
- the rplB gene encoding 50S ribosomal protein L2, producing MAIVKCKPTSPGRRHVIKVVNTQLYKGKPCSLLLRKKSKSGGRNNNGRITTRHIGGGHKRAYRIIDFKRNKDGIEATVERFEYDPNRSSNIALILYKDGQRNYILAPKDLKIGDTIISGSNSPIKVGNSLPLKNIPVGTFIHNVEMKPGKGGQIARSAGSYVQLVAFDKEYATLRLRSGEMRKTQSDCKATIGEVGNSEHMLKVLGKAGASRWIGIRPTVRGTAMNPVDHPHGGGEGRNFGKHPVTPWGIQTKGKKTRKNKRTEKFILRHRRK
- the rplW gene encoding 50S ribosomal protein L23; this encodes MISEERLLKILVSPHVSEKSSVSIEKFNTVVLKVLNNATKYEIKYAVKKIFNVEVESIKTLKVKGKKKRQSNRIIQKSNWKKAYIKVKKGYNLDFIGNTE
- the rplD gene encoding 50S ribosomal protein L4 translates to MELVVKDVQSALSVSEIIFARDFNEALIHQVVIAYSASTRQGTRAQKNRAEVSGSGRKPWRQKGTGRARAGSFRSPIWRSGGVTFAAKPQEHSQKVNKKMYRGALKSILSELIRQKRLTVFENFSLDLPKTKLLVQKLQDIDLKNALIITNKIDNNLFLASRNLYSVDVKDVHSIDPVSLIAFEHVIITVEAVKKIEEILS
- the rplC gene encoding 50S ribosomal protein L3 yields the protein MIGLVGKKIGMTRIFTKEGASIPVTVIELKENRITQVKNISNDFYCAIQVTTGIKKANRLTKPKAGHFLKSGVIPGRGLWEFRIDQNETFKVGQSITIHIFNNIKKVDVTGISKGKGFCGTVKRWNFHTQDATHGNSLSHRVPGSIGQNQTPGRVFKGKKMAGQLGNNRVTVQSLNIVHIDEKKNLLLVKGAVPGATGSDLIVKPAIKV
- the rpsJ gene encoding 30S ribosomal protein S10 yields the protein MQNQRIRIRLKAFDHRLIDQSTTEIVETAKRTGAQVRGPIPLPTRKERFTILVSPHVNKDARDQYEIRTHKRLIDIVEPTEKTVDALMRLDLAAGVDVQISLG
- the tuf gene encoding elongation factor Tu — encoded protein: MSKEKFQRLKPHINVGTIGHVDHGKTTLTAAITTVLSKKFGGSARAFDQIDNAPEEKARGITINTSHVEYDTEFRHYAHVDCPGHADYIKNMITGAAQMDGAILVVAATDGPMPQTREHILLGRQVGVPYIIVFLNKCDMVDDEELLELVEMEVRDLLTQYDFPGDDTPIIRGSALKALEGDPEWESKIIDLSKFLDSYIPEPKRAVDQPFLLPIEDVFSISGRGTVVTGRVEKGVIKVGEEVEIVGIKKTTKTTCTGVEMFRKLLDEGRAGENVGVLLRGTKRDEIERGQVLAKPGSIHPHTTFESEVYVLSKEEGGRHTPFFKGYRPQFYFRTTDVTGSIELPEGVEMVMPGDNIKMTVTLINPIAMADGLRFAIREGGRTVGAGVVSKVLL
- the fusA gene encoding elongation factor G, with the protein product MSRTTPISRYRNIGISAHIDAGKTTTTERILFYTGVNHKIGEVHDGAATMDWMEQEQERGITITSAATTTFWSGMAKQFKPHRINIIDTPGHVDFTIEVERSMRVLDGAVMVYCAVGGVQPQSETVWRQANKYNVPRIAFINKMDRMGANFLKVVKQIKTRLGANPVPLQLAIGSEDTFVGIVDLIKMKAVHWKESDQGLTFIYDEIPTEMIELAEKWNQNLIESAVESNEDLLEKYLNGIKLSESEIKSALRKRALNSEIILITCGSAFKNKGVQALLDAIIEYLPAPNDVQDIKGVLNDNEHTSAIRNSNDKAPFSALAFKIANDPFVGNLTFFRVYSGVVKSGDTVFNSVKSQRERFGRIVQMHANKREEIKEVYAGDIAAAIGLKDVTTGDTLCDLNEPIILERMEFPEPVISISVEPKTKADQEKMGLALGRLAKEDPSFRVRTDQESNQTIISGMGELHLEIIIDRMKREFSVDANIGKPQVAYRETILDKVEDVEGKHIKQSGGRGQYGHVVIELFPLDPGGKGYLFINDIKGGVIPGEYISAVDKGIQEQLKCGPLSGYPVVDIGVRLYFGSYHDVDSSELAFKLAASTAFKTGFKRARPVLLEPIMKVEVETPDDYMGDVIGDLNRRRGIIEGMKDLSISKIINACVPLSEMFGYATDLRSQTQGRASYSMEFLKYVEAPSNISKEIIERREK